One Saccharomyces eubayanus strain FM1318 chromosome VIII, whole genome shotgun sequence genomic window carries:
- a CDS encoding phosphoglycerate mutase yields MTKEIPYYSDNDDNNIIRLFIIRHGQTEHNVKKILQGHKDTSINPTGEEQATKLGHYLHSRGIHFDKVVSSDLKRCRQTTSLVLKHSKQDDVPTSYTSGLRERYMGVIEGMQITEAEKYADKHGEGSFRNFGEKTDDFVARLTGCIEEQVAKASDEGAKNLALVSHGGAIRMILQWLKYENKHAHKIIVFNTSVTIVDYIKDSKRFVIRRVGNTQHLGDGEFVVSDLRLR; encoded by the coding sequence ATGACTAAGGAAATACCATATTATTCCGATAACGACGATAATAACATCATTAGACTATTCATCATTAGACATGGACAAACAGAGCATAacgtgaaaaaaatactacaaGGTCACAAAGATACCTCGATTAACCCGACTGGGGAAGAACAAGCCACTAAACTAGGACATTATTTACATTCAAGAGGTATTCACTTTGATAAGGTTGTGAGTAGTGATTTAAAAAGATGTAGGCAAACGACATCTTTAGTTTTAAAACATTCCAAACAAGATGATGTGCCTACATCCTACACTTCAGGTTTAAGAGAGCGTTATATGGGTGTTATCGAAGGTATGCAGATCACTGAGGCCGAAAAGTATGCTGATAAGCATGGTGAGGGTTCCTTTAGAAATTTCGGTGAAAAAACTGACGATTTTGTTGCCAGGTTAACTGGTTGTATTGAAGAGCAGGTTGCCAAAGCGTCGGATGAAGGTGCAAAGAACCTAGCGCTAGTGAGTCATGGTGGTGCTATTAGGATGATATTGCAATGgttaaaatatgaaaacAAGCATGCCCATAAgattattgttttcaacaCCTCCGTCACTATAGTTGACTATATTAAAGATTCTAAACGATTCGTCATCAGACGTGTTGGTAACACCCAACATCTTGGTGATGGCGAATTTGTCGTAAGCGATTTGAGATTACGTTAA